In one window of Ovis aries strain OAR_USU_Benz2616 breed Rambouillet chromosome 5, ARS-UI_Ramb_v3.0, whole genome shotgun sequence DNA:
- the MBD3 gene encoding methyl-CpG-binding domain protein 3 isoform X2, translating to MERKSPSGKKFRSKPQLARYLGGSMDLSTFDFRTGKMLMSKVNKGRQRVRYDSPSQVKGKPDLNTALPVRQTASIFKQPVTKITNHPSNKVKSDPQKAVEQPRQLFWEKKLSGLNAFDIAEELVKTMDLPKGLQGVGPGCTDETLLSAIASALHTSTTPITGQLSAAVEKNPGVWLNTAQPLCKAFMVTDEDIRKQEELVQQVRKRLEEALMADMLAHVEELARDGEAPLDRAGADEEEDEDEEEEEPDQDPEMEHV from the exons ATGGAGCGGAAGAG CCCAAGCGGGAAGAAGTTCCGAAGCAAGCCTCAGCTGGCACGGTACCTGGGCGGCTCCATGGACTTGAGCACCTTTGACTTCCGCACGGGCAAGATGCTAATGAGCAAGGTGAACAAGGGCCGGCAGCGGGTGCGCTACGACTCCCCGAGCCAGGTCAAG GGCAAGCCTGACCTGAACACAGCCCTCCCAGTCAGGCAAACAGCATCCATCTTCAAGCAGCCAGTGACCAAGATCACCAACCACCCCAGCAACAAGGTGAAGAGCGACCCCCAGAAGGCTGTGGAACAGCCCCGGCAG CTTTTCTGGGAGAAGAAGCTGAGCGGCCTGAATGCCTTTGACATCGCGGAGGAGCTGGTGAAGACCATGGACCTCCCCAAGGGTCTGCAAG GAGTGGGTCCCGGCTGCACAGACGAGACACTGCTGTCGGCCATCGCCAGTGCCCTGCACACCAGCACCACGCCCATCACTGGGCAGCTCTCGGCCGCTGTGGAGAAGAACCCTGGGGTATGGCTCAACACGGCCCAGCCGCTCTGCAAGGCCTTTATGGTGACTGATGAGGACATCAG GAAGCAGGAAGAGCTGGTGCAGCAAGTCCGCAAGCGGCTGGAGGAGGCGCTGATGGCCGACATGCTGGCCCACGTGGAGGAGCTGGCCCGGGACGGTGAGGCACCGTTGGACAGGGCGGGCGCTGATGAGGAGGAAGatgaggacgaggaggaggaggagcccgaCCAGGACCCAGAAATGGAGCACGTCTAG
- the MBD3 gene encoding methyl-CpG-binding domain protein 3 isoform X1, translating to MERKRWECPALPQGWEREEVPRRSGLSAGHRDVFYYSPSGKKFRSKPQLARYLGGSMDLSTFDFRTGKMLMSKVNKGRQRVRYDSPSQVKGKPDLNTALPVRQTASIFKQPVTKITNHPSNKVKSDPQKAVEQPRQLFWEKKLSGLNAFDIAEELVKTMDLPKGLQGVGPGCTDETLLSAIASALHTSTTPITGQLSAAVEKNPGVWLNTAQPLCKAFMVTDEDIRKQEELVQQVRKRLEEALMADMLAHVEELARDGEAPLDRAGADEEEDEDEEEEEPDQDPEMEHV from the exons ATGGAGCGGAAGAGGTGGGAGTGCCCGGCGCTCCCGCAGGGCTGGGAAAGGGAAGAAGTGCCCAGAAGGTCGGGGCTGTCGGCCGGCCACAGGGATGTCTTTTACTATAG CCCAAGCGGGAAGAAGTTCCGAAGCAAGCCTCAGCTGGCACGGTACCTGGGCGGCTCCATGGACTTGAGCACCTTTGACTTCCGCACGGGCAAGATGCTAATGAGCAAGGTGAACAAGGGCCGGCAGCGGGTGCGCTACGACTCCCCGAGCCAGGTCAAG GGCAAGCCTGACCTGAACACAGCCCTCCCAGTCAGGCAAACAGCATCCATCTTCAAGCAGCCAGTGACCAAGATCACCAACCACCCCAGCAACAAGGTGAAGAGCGACCCCCAGAAGGCTGTGGAACAGCCCCGGCAG CTTTTCTGGGAGAAGAAGCTGAGCGGCCTGAATGCCTTTGACATCGCGGAGGAGCTGGTGAAGACCATGGACCTCCCCAAGGGTCTGCAAG GAGTGGGTCCCGGCTGCACAGACGAGACACTGCTGTCGGCCATCGCCAGTGCCCTGCACACCAGCACCACGCCCATCACTGGGCAGCTCTCGGCCGCTGTGGAGAAGAACCCTGGGGTATGGCTCAACACGGCCCAGCCGCTCTGCAAGGCCTTTATGGTGACTGATGAGGACATCAG GAAGCAGGAAGAGCTGGTGCAGCAAGTCCGCAAGCGGCTGGAGGAGGCGCTGATGGCCGACATGCTGGCCCACGTGGAGGAGCTGGCCCGGGACGGTGAGGCACCGTTGGACAGGGCGGGCGCTGATGAGGAGGAAGatgaggacgaggaggaggaggagcccgaCCAGGACCCAGAAATGGAGCACGTCTAG